One Synechococcus sp. PCC 7335 DNA window includes the following coding sequences:
- a CDS encoding type II toxin-antitoxin system RnlB family antitoxin, with protein sequence MQDQSFEIKQLSEGYALVLTLNYESPLSYVCEIETILGKAEFSGIVLFDLLLCNGVADNRFVQFTFEGGRLDHESHNIIAVESLDDSILRVSENFYLANPVLIERSYILLDSDKQMFLSAG encoded by the coding sequence ATGCAAGACCAATCTTTTGAAATCAAACAGCTTTCTGAGGGCTATGCTCTCGTGTTGACTCTCAACTACGAAAGTCCGCTGTCTTACGTTTGTGAGATAGAAACTATCCTGGGAAAGGCCGAATTCTCAGGAATAGTGCTGTTTGATCTATTACTTTGTAACGGCGTTGCAGATAACCGATTTGTTCAGTTTACTTTCGAGGGTGGTAGACTTGACCACGAGTCTCATAACATTATTGCGGTAGAGAGTTTGGATGACTCTATCCTACGTGTTTCCGAGAATTTCTATCTAGCAAATCCGGTGTTGATTGAAAGGAGTTATATCCTGCTTGACAGCGACAAGCAGATGTTCCTTAGTGCAGGTTGA